The following coding sequences lie in one Zingiber officinale cultivar Zhangliang chromosome 2B, Zo_v1.1, whole genome shotgun sequence genomic window:
- the LOC122047188 gene encoding 2-methylpropanoate--CoA ligase CCL4-like, which yields MDQLAPTSANSSPLTPLGFLERTATVYGDRRSVVYNRTVYTWSDTHRRCLRLASALSSLGISRGDVVSVLSPNVPAMYEMHFGVPMSGAVLNTVNLRLDARTISILLRHSESKLVFVDVASVPLLDEAFRLFPATVPCPRVVVIEDAYEELPPAPSSALTYEKLIEMGDPEFRWVGPQSEWDPMVLNYTSGTTSSPKGVVHCHRGLFLVVLSSLMDWSVPLNPTYLWTLPMFHANGWSFPWGVAAAGGTNICLRRFDAAAVYAAIETHRVTHLCGAPVVLNMIANATDSARRPLPGPVHILTAGAPPPAAVLHRTEAIGFTVSHGYGLTETAGLVVSCAWKGGPWDRLPASERARLKARQGVRTLPMAAVDVIDDATGQSVNRDGETMGEVVLRGGCLMLGYLKDPETTAKAMRADGWFYTGDVGVMHADGYLEIKDRSKDVIISGGENLSSVEVESILYGHPAVNEAAVVARPDDFWGETPCAFVSLKEGATVASPPPTEAELIAWCRERMPRYMVPKTVVFTADLPKTSTGKIQKFVLREMAKKMGAASSARPSRM from the exons ATGGATCAGTTGGCCCCGACCTCCGCCAACAGCAGCCCTCTGACGCCCCTCGGCTTTCTCGAGCGCACCGCTACCGTCTACGGCGACCGCCGCTCCGTCGTCTACAACCGCACCGTCTACACCTGGTCGGACACGCACCGCCGCTGCCTCCGCCTCGCCTCCGCCCTGAGCTCCCTCGGCATCTCCCGCGGCGATGTG GTGTCTGTGCTCTCGCCCAACGTGCCGGCGATGTACGAGATGCACTTTGGAGTGCCGATGAGCGGCGCCGTGCTCAACACCGTCAACCTCCGGCTCGACGCCCGCACCATCTCCATCCTCCTTCGCCACAGCGAATCCAAGCTCGTCTTTGTCGACGTGGCGTCCGTTCCCCTTCTCGATGAGGCCTTCCGCCTCTTCCCCGCCACCGTTCCCTGCCCTCGCGTCGTCGTCATCGAGGACGCCTACGAGGAACTGCCGCCGGCTCCGAGTTCCGCACTCACCTACGAAAAGCTCATCGAGATGGGGGACCCGGAATTCCGGTGGGTTGGACCACAGAGCGAGTGGGATCCGATGGTCCTCAACTACACCTCCGGCACCACATCCTCCCCCAAGGGCGTCGTCCACTGCCACCGCGGTCTCTTCCTTGTCGTTCTCAGCTCCCTCATGGATTGGTCCGTTCCCCTAAATCCCACCTACCTGTGGACCCTCCCCATGTTCCACGCCAACGGCTGGAGCTTCCCCTGGGGAGTCGCCGCCGCCGGCGGTACAAACATCTGCCTCCGCCGTTTCGACGCCGCCGCCGTCTACGCCGCCATCGAGACGCACCGCGTGACCCACCTCTGCGGCGCGCCCGTGGTTCTCAACATGATAGCCAACGCCACCGATTCCGCCCGCCGCCCACTACCGGGTCCAGTCCACATCCTCACCGCCGGGGCGCCGCCGCCAGCGGCGGTGCTGCACCGCACCGAGGCCATCGGCTTCACGGTCAGCCACGGGTACGGCCTCACCGAGACCGCGGGGCTGGTGGTGTCCTGCGCGTGGAAGGGTGGGCCGTGGGACCGCCTCCCGGCGTCGGAGCGCGCGCGGCTCAAAGCCCGGCAGGGCGTGCGCACGCTCCCTATGGCAGCCGTCGACGTCATCGACGACGCCACGGGGCAGAGCGTGAACAGGGACGGGGAGACCATGGGCGAGGTCGTGCTCCGCGGCGGCTGCCTTATGCTTGGCTACCTCAAGGACCCAGAGACCACGGCAAAGGCTATGCGCGCCGACGGGTGGTTCTACACCGGCGACGTCGGGGTGATGCACGCCGACGGCTATCTGGAGATCAAGGACCGGTCAAAGGACGTGATCATCAGCGGCGGAGAGAACTTGAGCAGCGTCGAGGTGGAGTCCATCCTCTACGGCCACCCAGCGGTGAACGAGGCGGCGGTGGTGGCGCGGCCGGACGACTTCTGGGGCGAGACGCCATGTGCGTTCGTGAGCCTGAAGGAAGGGGCAACCGTCGCGTCGCCACCGCCCACGGAGGCGGAGCTCATCGCTTGGTGCCGCGAGAGGATGCCGCGGTACATGGTCCCGAAGACGGTGGTGTTCACGGCAGACCTGCCGAAGACGTCCACAGGGAAGATCCAGAAGTTCGTACTCCGGGAGATGGCCAAGAAGATGGGCGCCGCCTCGTCGGCTCGGCCGAGCCGCATGTAG
- the LOC122048706 gene encoding pentatricopeptide repeat-containing protein At2g22410, mitochondrial-like, protein MSCRALSQCFSWLDTCSKASHLDQIHAQVIAQGLSGDKRTSSVILHVCHKLLRSQSASRSKESGTSFGLYKQLLQCGATPSGVTFSLVLKACSHLKAPGLVMGIHAQSLALGFRYDSLVLNSLIHGYVACELVGAAHEVFDELPDRDCIAWTELINGYARSGCAEAALDLFLRMMESDVRPDEFSIVAVCTAFSQFGSASLARMAEGLACKLGAMDNSYVVNALIDMHGKCGSVSDAWELFDGLPQKDVVSYNSMVAGFARNGDMETAKRLFHRIPNKNEVSWSSLINGYLQNDCFREVLNAYTEMIDHGRVVPNAAAITCTVAACAHLGALDLGRKIHMNLDETKLCVDTVLSTALVDMYAKCGCISSACALFGRIVQKSEVSWNVMIMGLAIHGQAAECLELFSEMLKVGMKPTSTTFTGVLSACAHVGWLEVGKHYFEKMTKLYRISPSPEHLCCMVHLLGRAGLISEAFQLVRDSPHDPDAATWGALLSSCRRHGYVELGDVIARKILELEPYHSGAFVQLSSMLASASKWREVQEIRKIMKERGVQNRCGWSWFELDGTVHEFVIGVNSHPRIIDIYRVLQAIDHHMNG, encoded by the coding sequence ATGAGTTGCAGGGCATTGAGCCAGTGCTTCTCCTGGCTCGACACCTGCTCCAAAGCGTCCCATCTCGACCAAATCCACGCCCAGGTCATCGCCCAGGGGCTCTCCGGAGACAAGCGCACCTCAAGCGTGATCCTCCATGTTTGCCACAAGCTTCTCCGATCGCAGTCCGCTTCCAGATCCAAGGAAAGCGGCACCAGTTTCGGCCTTTACAAGCAACTGCTGCAATGCGGTGCCACGCCCAGCGGCGTCACCTTCTCTCTCGTTCTGAAAGCGTGTTCGCACCTCAAAGCTCCGGGCTTGGTGATGGGAATCCACGCGCAGTCTCTCGCACTCGGTTTTCGATATGATTCGCTTGTGCTCAACTCGTTGATCCATGGGTACGTTGCCTGTGAGCTTGTAGGAGCCGCTCATGAAGTGTTCGATGAATTGCCTGACAGAGATTGCATTGCTTGGACCGAGCTCATCAATGGTTACGCTCGCAGCGGCTGTGCTGAGGCAGCATTGGACTTGTTCTTGCGAATGATGGAATCAGATGTGAGGCCTGATGAGTTCAGCATCGTTGCTGTATGCACTGCTTTTTCCCAGTTTGGCAGCGCAAGTTTAGCGAGGATGGCAGAGGGATTAGCTTGCAAGCTCGGGGCCATGGACAACTCTTACGTGGTTAATGCGTTAATCGACATGCACGGCAAGTGTGGGAGCGTCAGCGACGCTTGGGAATTGTTCGACGGATTGCCGCAGAAAGATGTAGTATCATATAACTCCATGGTTGCTGGATTTGCAAGGAACGGCGACATGGAGACGGCAAAGAGGCTTTTCCATCGAATACCGAACAAGAACGAAGTGTCCTGGAGCTCGCTAATTAATGGGTATCTGCAGAACGACTGCTTCAGGGAGGTTTTGAATGCGTATACTGAGATGATCGACCACGGCCGTGTAGTGCCAAATGCAGCTGCAATCACCTGCACGGTTGCGGCTTGTGCTCATCTCGGTGCTCTCGATTTGGGGCGAAAAATCCACATGAACTTGGACGAGACTAAGCTTTGTGTCGATACTGTTCTGAGCACTGCGCTGGTAGATATGTATGCCAAGTGCGGTTGTATCAGTTCTGCTTGTGCTTTGTTTGGTAGGATTGTGCAAAAGAGTGAGGTCTCTTGGAATGTGATGATCATGGGGTTGGCCATTCATGGGCAAGCAGCTGAGTGCCTGGAGCTCTTCTCCGAGATGCTGAAGGTAGGCATGAAACCGACTAGCACGACATTCACCGGGGTTCTATCGGCTTGTGCGCATGTTGGATGGTTAGAAGTAGGGAAACACTACTTCGAAAAGATGACCAAGTTGTATCGAATAAGTCCTAGTCCTGAGCATCTGTGTTGCATGGTGCACTTGTTGGGCAGGGCAGGGCTCATATCCGAGGCATTTCAGCTTGTAAGGGACTCCCCTCACGATCCCGACGCGGCCACTTGGGGCGCCCTGTTGAGCTCTTGTAGACGACATGGCTATGTCGAACTTGGAGATGTCATTGCTCGAAAGATACTGGAGTTGGAACCTTATCACAGCGGAGCGTTCGTGCAGCTATCGAGCATGCTTGCCTCTGCTAGTAAGTGGAGGGAAGTGCAGGAGATTCGAAAGATCATGAAAGAAAGAGGAGTTCAAAATCGATGCGGATGGAGTTGGTTCGAGCTGGATGGAACTGTACATGAATTTGTTATAGGAGTGAATTCACATCCTAGAATAATCGACATTTATCGTGTGCTACAGGCAATAGATCATCACATGAACGGGTAA
- the LOC122047189 gene encoding chaperone protein dnaJ C76, chloroplastic-like, protein MASVPLSHANLLPPPSKAIKKNYYEGNLSNRSRTRHRAAASCSSTNVSWASELDLYELLGVKSSSDQAEIKKAYRALQKRCHPDIAGPAGHDMAILLNDVYSVLSDPVARYGYDKEQAKISEFQGYTGKPIYSTWFGSENEQRAVFVDELKCVGCLKCALFAKKTFAVESAFGRARVVAQWADPEDKILDAIQTCPVDCISIVERSNLAALEFLMSKQPRGTVRISGARASNIFAAVTKFQNRYREIQERTSTKQSKDSDLRRESRFSAFQGIRSISSKWWYWRPPGAETSEEETSIVLSSANSTITDVERLRKAAARYKNKTIERLEGEDSTTSERSDEYWKPMTFLPPPSGPETPNSTWKPPSDAVFEKEEEEENTAGGGGNTVDLRTPLVMAAISAASVAFRGREVVETQGGGVLQEHIAGSMALEVVNSFELQIALAGATWFVIGMGVHLMVDAIVNKKDLEDEKA, encoded by the exons atggcCTCTGTTCCACTATCTCACgcaaatcttcttcctcctccatcgAAGGCGATTAAGAAGAATTACTACGAGGGCAATCTGTCGAACAGGTCGCGGACAAGACACAGAGCAGCTGCCTCTTGTTCTTCGACGAATGTTTCTTGGGCGAGTGAGTTGGACCTGTACGAGCTTCTCGGGGTGAAGAGCTCGTCGGACCAGGCGGAGATAAAGAAGGCGTACCGAGCGCTCCAGAAGCGGTGCCACCCGGACATCGCCGGACCGGCCGGCCACGACATGGCCATCCTCCTCAACGATGTCTACTCTGTCCTCTCCGACCCCGTGGCTCGCTATGGCTACGACAAG GAGCAAGCGAAAATCTCAGAGTTCCAGGGCTACACCGGGAAGCCAATTTACTCGACTTGGTTTGGGTCTGAGAACGAGCAGCGCGCCGTCTTCGTGGACGAGCTCAAGTGCGTCGGCTGCTTGAAATGCGCGCTGTTCGCCAAGAAGACCTTCGCCGTCGAGTCGGCGTTCGGACGAGCTCGAGTGGTGGCGCAGTGGGCAGATCCCGAAGACAAGATCCTCGACGCCATCCAGACCTGCCCTGTCGATTGCATATC GATCGTTGAGAGATCGAACCTCGCAGCTCTGGAATTCCTGATGTCGAAGCAGCCCAGAGGAACAGTGAGGATATCAGGCGCAAGAGCTTCCAACATTTTTGCTGCGGTGACCAAATTCCAGAACAGATACCGAGAAATCCAAGAAAGAACATCCACGAAACAGTCAAAG GATTCGGATCTACGAAGAGAATCCAGGTTTTCGGCCTTTCAAGGGATACGATCGATCTCTTCGAAGTGGTGGTACTGGCGACCTCCTGGTGCAGAAACATCCGAGGAAGAGACCTCCATAGTCCTCAGCTCTGCCAACTCCACAATCACCGACGTAGAAAGACTTCGAAAAGCTGCTGCGAGGTACAAAAACAAGACAATCGAGCGACTCGAGGGAGAGGATTCAACTACCTCAGAACGCAGCGATGAGTACTGGAAACCCATGACCTTTCTCCCGCCGCCAAGTGGCCCCGAAACGCCAAATTCAACCTGGAAGCCACCGTCCGATGCAGTCttcgagaaggaggaggaggaggagaacacTGCTGGGGGTGGTGGAAACACAGTCGATCTGAGGACACCGTTGGTGATGGCAGCGATCTCTGCGGCATCTGTAGCATTCAGAGGAAGAGAGGTGGTGGAAACGCAGGGCGGTGGTGTGCTTCAAGAACACATAGCCGGTAGCATGGCCTTGGAGGTTGTTAATAGCTTCGAGTTGCAGATTGCGTTGGCCGGAGCAACTTGGTTTGTCATCGGAATGGGAGTTCATCTGATGGTCGATGCTATCGTAAACAAAAAGGATTTAGAAGATGAAAAAGCTTGA
- the LOC122047191 gene encoding transcription factor SRM1-like, with protein MAENERYSLSWTREQDKAFENALATLPEGCSDQLKRIAMAVPGKTNDELIHHYQILLHDVQNIEAGLVPLPCYPYSPDQHVGQSHGDSWIRRRRAFKDQERRKGITWTEEEHRLFLLGLETFGKGDWRSISRNFVISRTPTQVASHAQKFFNRLNSSNKERRRTSIHDITSASGGASSATRVPIAAAPTVSQTLQPRYPFPPTDR; from the exons ATGGCCGAAAATGAAAGATATAGTCTTTCATGGACTAGGGAGCAGGACAAGGCATTTGAGAATGCCTTGGCGACTTTGCCCGAGGGTTGCAGCGACCAGTTGAAGAGAATTGCCATGGCTGTGCCTGGCAAAACCAACGATGAGTTGATACACCACTATCAGATTTTACTACACGACGTCCAGAATATTGAAGCTGGCCTAGTTCCTCTCCCTTGCTACCCATATTCGCCGGACCAACATGTGGGGCAGTCGCATGGCGATTCTTGGATTCGTCGTCGCAGAGCATTTAAAGATCAAGAACGCCGGAAAGGAATCACATGGACTGAGGAGGAGCACAG ATTGTTTCTTCTTGGACTCGAAACTTTTGGCAAAGGAGATTGGAGGAGCATTTCGCGCAACTTTGTCATATCCAGGACTCCTACACAGGTTGCAAGCCACGCACAGAAGTTCTTCAATCGGTTGAATTCGTCGAACAAAGAACGGCGAAGGACCAGCATCCACGATATCACCAGTGCAAGCGGTGGAGCCTCATCGGCTACTCGGGTACCAATTGCAGCCGCGCCGACGGTCAGCCAAACCCTTCAGCCGAGATATCCATTTCCTCCAACTGATCGATAG